TATACTGGACTGAAGTGGACTGAAGTGAACTAGGCAAAAGTGGACTGGACTAAACCGGACTGAACTGAAGTGGACAAGAGTGAACTAGACTGATGTGGACTGGACTGAAGTTAACTAGATTGAAGTGGACTGAGGTGGACTAAGTGTGATCCTATAGAGTCTTTGCAGTGTGACAGTTGGCAGCTGCAGCTCAGTTAAAGGTTTAacctctaacacacacacacacacacacacacacacacagatcagatcagagttaatccaccacacacacacacacacacacacacacacacacacactcagtgagGTGTATTTAACAGTTTCCGGGTCTGAGAGTCAAACTGTGGTCATAAACAGAGAATCTTTGGACCGATGGTTTCATCAGTGTTTTCTAAAGAGTTAAAGAACGTTTTAATCTGGTGATGTTCTGTCAGGCTCCTAAACGatgagaactttttttttgcactctgtgAGCGACCCGAAATGTTCTCTCTGAGAAGTCTCAGTCCTTTTTACTCAGAGATGGTTCTATGGAGCTGCTCCCTTCTACAGAACCAGCATAACTCTGACAGTGTTTAATGTTCTGCAGGAAAACCCGTACCTGTGCAGCGATGAGTGCGACGCCTCCAGTCCTGATTTGTCTCACCCTCCTCAGCTGATGGGCGACAGGGAGAGGGGCGGGCTCATCACCTATTGGCAGACGGTCACATGGTCCCGGTATCCTGAGCCCCTATTGGCCAACATCACGCTGTCCTGGAACAAGAGTCTGGAGGTGGTCGATGACATCGTCGTCACCTTCGAGTATGGCCGACCGACCAGCATGGTTCTGGAGAAGTCTCTGGACAAAGGTAAGAGAGAGAGTCCATTAGTGTCAAATCAGGTTCATCTGTGTCAACTGACATCAGATCCAGAACCTGAAGGAACGTTACAGACCGCTGACAGAGAACAGCAGTGGACCCAGAGCGGAGCCATGAGGGACGCCACATCATGAGATCCACAGCAGAGCTTAGCGTCAACACATTCTTAGTGCTGTGTTCTTTATCTGAGTCTAAGAACAGGTGGAGTTGATCACTAAAACCTGAACTGTTGATCATTAAAAGCTGAATCAGGACAGTCTCTGTGTCTAATTACCGGTGATCTGTTACGGTAACAACAAGCTCCACCTACTAACGACTGGTAATAATTGGTGTTTGTCTTTTAGGTGCGACGTGGCAGCCGTATCAATACTATGCTGACGACTGTCTGGAGGTGTTCGGCATGTCCCCTAAACGGGTCTCTGATTTAGCACCAAGTAACTTAACCCGGGTTATCTGTACGGAGCAGTACTCCCGCTGGGTTGGCGCCAAGGTGGGTAACTGGACCGGATATTGCTCATACTGGGAACAGATAATGATGAAACTCACGGTACACAGGGAGATGTTTACACAGGAGTAAATCCATCTGAGCTTAGAGACTAATCAATCAGCCGAGAGCAGTGATCAATGACAAGGAACTGTACCGGACCAGCTGATGTAAACCATGTCAACCGTCTGACCAACAGGAAGAGAGGGCCGTGGTGTTCGAGGTGCGTGCTCGGTTCGGGGTGTTTGCAGGTCCAAAGTTGATCAACATGGATGCCCTGTACACTCGGATGGAGACCATGAAGGGCCTGAGAGACTTCTTTACCTTCACTAACCTCCGGCTGAGACTCCTCCGCCCGGCGCTGGGAGGGACCTATGTCCAGAGGGACAACCTGCTGAAATACTTCTACGCTATTTCTAACATCGATGTACCTGCCAGGTAACTAAAATCCCCCCACTGACAACCAGCTACCCCAACTGACCACCAGTCCAAAACTGTTGGGGAACCTTTGACACCTGATGTCCTAGACAAGTAAAACGCAGAActcatatgtatgtatgtgtgtgtgtgtgtgtgtgtgtgtgtcccgcAGGTGTAAGTGTAACCTGCATGCGTCTCAGTGTGTGTTACGTGATGCGACGCTGCAGTGTGACTGTGAGCACAACACGAGTGGACAGGACTGTGAGAGCTGCAGTCAGGGGTTCAATTCCCCCAGCTGGAGACCAGGATCATACCTGCCATTGCCCAGAGGCACCGCCAACACCTGTACGTacccgaacacacacacacagccacacacacacagccacacacacacacacacacacacacactcacacacacacctgttcaGAGGTCAGTGGATCATTAGACAGAATTGCAATaacaaggtttttttgtttcaggtgAAGCAGCAGAACCAGCAGCCGGTAAGTTTACCTGTTCACCTgcttacctgtgtgtgtgctcacctgTCCATCCCGGCCTCTGTCTCCATTAATGTGCTCAGTGTTGCATCATGGGATGTTTAGCCGCTCTAACATGTTACCGTTTAAACCTTCTCGTGTTTCTGTGCTGAAGTTCAGTCCGTCCCAAAAACActcaacaacaataaaagcagTGAGTGAAGCGAGTAGAAAATTAAGATGAGCATCATGACTGTTGcattacatcatcatcatcacgcGCTCTGATTGGTCACACGGATGATCATATGTGTGGGTCAGTTAAAAATCAGAGTGCATTGTGGGAGTACAGTCTGAGCGTTAATCTGCTGTTTGGAGCGAGGTGACACACCgacagatggtgtgtgtgtttaatctgTTAACCTGTAAATCACTGAGGGATCAGATTTGTGTCCAGCAGGTCCAACTGTCCTCAGATTTTTGTCCCCCACTGATCCCCCACGATGCAACAGTGATCTACAGATGCAGATCTGAATCCACACGGCGCTGCTCACATGTGGACACAAAcaatctctgcagaaaaaagaaatctgtaatAAAAGAGTGAGTGTGGATGTGAGGATGTCCTGCAGCGTGTGGATTTAGAAACCTGTAAAACTCTCTGCAGAACAGAACCAGGTGTTTGCACTTCAGAGGCTctgactctgattggctggtcGGGTTTCTGACCCGGCACAGTGACGGCCGCCTTAGAGTCCTGATAAACAACAACACGGATCAGAAGTCACATCAGTGTTAACCCCCGATCTTTGTCCCTCTATTCAGAGTTACAGTTTATCCAGAGACGCAGAAAAGAGCCGACTCTGTCGACTGCCACTGTCAAAAGTTTCACCCGAGTCCCCGTGGACACATGGTGAGGGTCAGGCTGTCCTCATCAGCTGTTCATATGTGTTCCTGTTTATCTATCTATGTATGCAgtaataatatactgtatgtacatttGCACAAAGCAAGCATATTTTCCACTCCCATATTAATAAtgtcacatacatacacaaatgaaaaaaaaatcctttaaagtACATTTAGGACAGATGAAAAACGTGTGAttaatttttgattaataaagatgaaatattttaattgatcGACAGCCCTGCTGGAGAATCGGTGTTGTGtcctgctgccatcttgcgatGGTGACGCCATCGGAGCCTGCATTAGCGATATCCGTGGTGGAggagttcccaccaaaacacccgTCCAATCAGTCGTGTGAAGCTGCATTGAATGTGAGCGCAGTGAAACGGCTGAAATGgcctttttgtataatttacaAACTCAAAACCGAAGagatgataaaaacaaagagcaggACAAACATCAGagtatttggcgtgtactttgagtttttagtttgacttatgtccattcactaacatggagggacGGGCtctatgacctatactgcaaaCAGACAGTAGGGGGCGACAAACAGTCAACAGTTACACTGTGGGGGTGCTGACGTGGTGTCCATCTGAATATACAGACTGTGGTCTGGAACAGCTGCCTCTGTACAGAAGGGTCCGATAGTGGAGATCTATTTATGTCCGAGTCTGCTGGCAGCCCGAGGCTCCGCTGGGTGTCCGGGGTTCCTCTTGTTAAGGTAAACAGTTGGATGTTCTGCAGAgagttttgatttgatttgatttgcacATATTAAAGAGGACaatgttatacattttaagaaaaggaGACATGCAGGGGAAACCCTCACGGGGCTTGACAAATGGGGTTCCCTACAAAACTATCAATCATTGCATACAACTCTTgactaaaatctaaaattgtttttcaaaaaataaaaaataaacgcTATGATTAAAAACGTTCAGTATCTGTGGAGAACACAAAGCTGAGATTCACTAAGAGACGTAACTCTTCTTCTCTGACAGCGGCTGGTGACTCTAACTCAGCAGCATCTGATAGACCCTCTGCCTCATCAGATGGAGTGACTgacactactactactactactactactactactacgactGTTACTACTGGCACCACTACAACTGACAGAACTACTAtgactactactgctactactgacAGAACTAGGACTGACACTGCTCTAACTGATGGTACTACCCCTACTGAAagtactactgctactactataACTGAATATACCACCTGGATTGACAGTATTGTTATTGTGAATACTGTCGCTGCTGTTGGCACAAGTACTTCAACCACTGACCTTACTATGTCGACTGACAGTTCTGTTTTGTACTCCTCACCTCCTGATGCTGCTTCTATGAACACAGCGAGTACTTTTACTGTCACAGACACACCCAGGACTTCTACCATCACCGACACATGGAGAACTACTACAGAAGAAATAAGTACTAGTAGTGATACTACTACAGTATTTGACACTGACAGTGTTCTTACCATCAGTACCATCATTTCTGATACTAGCTCTACTGACTTCATTACTGCAGGTGATACTGGGGACTTTCCTAAAGCTGGTGTAGACTCTACCACCACAGTTTTTACGACTATCAGTAGTCCTGTTAGTACTGCAGGCTCTGATGCGTTTCAAGACTTTAGCAGTATGACAGAACCTCCAGCGGACACAGGTCCATCCAGCAGTACAGCTCTGGAGTATGAAGACAGTGTTTACAAACCAGACACCACCACTCCCAGTACCACTGTTAGCACCTCCAGTCCCACCAGTTACACCAGAACCAACAGTCCCACTATCCAAGGCCGCAGTACTGACTCTGAGGTGTCTATTTCTGACCCAGTGACTCCGCCCTTTGACCCCATCTCCTCACCAGACATCACAGACTCCACCCAATCTGGGACTGGTACTACTGACCTGATCACAAGTACTACCCCGCCTACTGATGGGACTACAACATCAACCGGAGCACCAACAGCAGCAATCATCCCAGAAATAACCCCAACCAGGGACGGGCCTTCATCTGGAGACAATACCCCCAGTCAAACTGGAGATACTCCACCAAGTCAGACTGGAGACACTCCACCCAGTCAGACTGGAGACACTCCAGTCAGTCCGACTGGAAACACTCCAGTCAGTCCGACTGGAGACACCCCACCCAGTCTGACTGGAGACACTCCACCCAGTCAGACTGGAGACACCCCACCCAGTCAGACTGGAGATATTCCACCCAGTCAGACTGGAGACACTCCACCAAGTCAGACTGGAGATATTCTACCCAGTGAGACTGGAGATATTCTACCAAGTCAGACTGGAGACACTTCACCCAGTCAGACTGGAGACACTCCACCCAATCAGACTGGAGACACTCCATCCAGTCAGACTGGAGATACTCCACCCAGTCCGACTGGAAATACTCCACCCAATCAGACTGGAGACACTCCACCCACAGCAGGAACTGATACAACTTCTCCTAATGTTCCTCCAGACACTCAAATCAATGTACCTCGTCCTGATCAACCTCCACCAGATGGAGCCTTTCCCGATATACCACCACCTGATGTGGCTCCTGATGTACCTCTGGAAGTACCACCTCCTGATAAACCTCCACCCAATGAAGCTCCTCCTAATGTTCCTGCTCCAGACTTACCTTCCTCTGAGGTACTTCCTCCGGATATGCCTCTTCCAGATGTACCTCCTCCAGACGCACCTCTTGGAATTCCTCCTCCAGATCCTGCTGAGGCCTTGTTGCCTCCCTCTGAAGGAGGAAGTGATGCTTCACCAGACACAAGCTCTACCATCTCAGCTCCCTCTGACCCTGCTGGGGATTTGGCCCCTGTGGACTTCACCTTCCCTTTTCCAGATGACCGTAATTCAGCTGACACTGGACCAGGTCCTGGACCAGTGCCTGCTGGTGATCCTGGGAAAATTCCAGAGGATTCTGGTGGATCAGTAGATGTTCCTGAATCAAATACAATCGATTCTGGACTGGATTCTATCTCAGCAGGTATAGATACAGAGGAAACAGGAAATGGTGGAATAGAATCAACTGGACCCGATTCCCCTGCACCAGATAGTAATGGTCCTGGTCTAGAGTCTGGACCAGATTCCCCTGCACCAGATAGTAAAGGTCCTGGTCTAGAGTCTGGACCAGATTCCCCTCCACCAGATAGTAAAGGTCCTGGTCTAGAGTCCGGACCAGATTCTCCTCGAGTAGTAGATGACCCGGGAGCAGGTTCCTCGGCAGTTCAGGTGGAAGTGAAGTCTTCAGGGGAAGATTCGGATGCTGGTGGACCAACAGGAGGCTCTGAgtcagaggagaagaaagaccCTAAACCAGAGAAAACACCAgagcagaaagaggagaaaggtACAAACTGTGGCCCTGATTGGTCAGATTAGACTTCAGTGAAGTGGTGCACTGGCTGCACTTTCAGATTTCAGTTCCCTGAGATTCATATTTAATGCAAATTTCAAACGTTTCGCTTTGTGTTGAACCAAACAGGCCCTGAggccaaagaggaaaaaaaagaggaaaaaaaagaaggaaaaaaagagaaa
This sequence is a window from Plectropomus leopardus isolate mb unplaced genomic scaffold, YSFRI_Pleo_2.0 unplaced_scaffold29718, whole genome shotgun sequence. Protein-coding genes within it:
- the LOC121938514 gene encoding cell surface glycoprotein 1-like, translated to ENPYLCSDECDASSPDLSHPPQLMGDRERGGLITYWQTVTWSRYPEPLLANITLSWNKSLEVVDDIVVTFEYGRPTSMVLEKSLDKGATWQPYQYYADDCLEVFGMSPKRVSDLAPSNLTRVICTEQYSRWVGAKEERAVVFEVRARFGVFAGPKLINMDALYTRMETMKGLRDFFTFTNLRLRLLRPALGGTYVQRDNLLKYFYAISNIDVPARCKCNLHASQCVLRDATLQCDCEHNTSGQDCESCSQGFNSPSWRPGSYLPLPRGTANTCEAAEPAAAAGDSNSAASDRPSASSDGVTDTTTTTTTTTTTTVTTGTTTTDRTTMTTTATTDRTRTDTALTDASTFTVTDTPRTSTITDTWRTTTEEISDTGDFPKAGVDSTTTVFTTISSPVSTAGSDAFQDFSSMTEPPADTGPSSSTALEYEDSVYKPDTTTPSTTVSTSSPTSYTRTNSPTIQGRSTDSEVSISDPVTPPFDPISSPDITDSTQSGTGTTDLITSTTPPTDGTTTSTGAPTAAIIPEITPTRDGPSSGDNTPSQTGDTPPSQTGDTPPSQTGDTPVSPTGNTPVSPTGDTPPSLTGDTPPSQTGDTPPSQTGDIPPSQTGDTPPSQTGDILPSETGDILPSQTGDTSPSQTGDTPPNQTGDTPSSQTGDTPPSPTGNTPPNQTGDTPPTAGTDTTSPNVPPDTQINVPRPDQPPPDGAFPDIPPPDVAPDVPLEVPPPDKPPPNEAPPNVPAPDLPSSEVLPPDMPLPDVPPPDAPLGIPPPDPAEALLPPSEGGSDASPDTSSTISAPSDPAGDLAPVDFTFPFPDDRNSADTGPGPGPVPAGDPGKIPEDSGGSVDVPESNTIDSGLDSISAGIDTEETGNGGIESTGPDSPAPDSNGPGLESGPDSPAPDSKGPGLESGPDSPPPDSKGPGLESGPDSPRVVDDPGAGSSAVQVEVKSSGEDSDAGGPTGGSESEEKKDPKPEKTPEQKEEKGTNCGPDWSD